In one window of Nocardia brasiliensis DNA:
- a CDS encoding amidase — MFEKATAVADGSVQKSTQRPAVERPRVGHAPAPPAAAVPAEESTDPRRGPAAAIAAGVRDGSLTARAVVEATLTRIVAEHRNTNAFSVIRTEKARTEASALEQRADLDVLPLAGVPIAIKHNVAVAGETMRCGSAATDARPVADDHAVVRRLRAAGAVIVGLTTVPELGLWATTDTTDRITGNPWNVARSAGGSSGGAAAAVAAGLVPIAHGNDGFGSVRIPAACCGVYGFKPGHHTVPAQIGVDDWSGMVENGVLATTVGDAALALSVMAARPDLAEVEPPGRLRIGLAVASPLRLFPVDRQWTNAARTAASVAAAAGHLVEPTALPYGDALLWIFLRWLAVGARDAAALPHPDRLQPRTRRHLALGRTVTRLRLVRQSQVDRVEARLLEFFERYDVVITPTLAGPPPKARAWHRRGWLANVLAAARYSPFTPLWNLVGWPAASLPMGMHPDVGTPLAAQLAGPPGSESTLLRLSAQLEAQHPWRRTIN, encoded by the coding sequence ATGTTCGAGAAGGCCACAGCGGTGGCGGACGGTTCGGTACAGAAATCAACACAGCGCCCCGCGGTGGAACGGCCGCGGGTCGGCCACGCCCCGGCGCCGCCCGCCGCGGCGGTCCCTGCCGAGGAGAGCACGGACCCGCGCCGCGGCCCGGCCGCGGCGATCGCGGCGGGCGTGCGGGACGGTTCGCTGACCGCGCGCGCGGTGGTCGAGGCCACCCTCACCAGGATCGTTGCCGAGCACCGGAACACCAATGCGTTCAGCGTCATTCGCACCGAGAAGGCCAGGACCGAGGCGAGCGCGCTGGAGCAGCGCGCCGACCTGGACGTGCTACCGCTGGCCGGGGTGCCGATCGCGATCAAACACAATGTCGCGGTGGCGGGGGAGACGATGCGGTGCGGTTCGGCCGCCACCGACGCCAGGCCGGTCGCCGACGACCACGCGGTGGTGCGCAGGTTGCGGGCCGCGGGCGCGGTGATCGTCGGGCTGACCACCGTGCCGGAGCTCGGCCTGTGGGCCACCACCGACACCACGGACCGGATCACCGGCAACCCGTGGAATGTCGCGCGCAGCGCGGGCGGGTCCTCCGGTGGCGCGGCCGCCGCCGTTGCCGCCGGGCTGGTGCCGATCGCGCACGGCAACGACGGATTCGGCTCGGTGCGCATTCCGGCCGCCTGCTGCGGTGTCTACGGATTCAAGCCGGGACATCACACGGTGCCCGCGCAGATCGGCGTCGACGACTGGTCGGGCATGGTCGAAAACGGTGTGCTCGCAACGACAGTCGGTGATGCCGCGCTGGCCTTGTCGGTCATGGCCGCGCGCCCGGACCTAGCCGAGGTGGAGCCGCCGGGCCGACTACGCATCGGCCTAGCCGTGGCTTCACCGCTTCGCCTGTTCCCGGTCGATCGGCAGTGGACCAACGCCGCCCGCACCGCCGCCTCGGTGGCCGCGGCGGCGGGCCATCTGGTCGAGCCGACCGCGTTGCCCTACGGCGACGCGTTGCTCTGGATCTTCTTGCGCTGGTTGGCCGTCGGCGCCCGGGACGCCGCCGCGCTACCCCATCCCGATCGACTACAGCCGCGCACCCGCCGCCATCTCGCACTCGGCCGCACCGTCACCCGACTACGCCTGGTCCGGCAGAGCCAGGTCGATCGGGTCGAGGCGCGCCTGCTCGAATTCTTCGAACGCTACGACGTGGTGATCACGCCCACGCTCGCCGGTCCGCCGCCCAAGGCGCGGGCCTGGCACCGCCGCGGCTGGCTGGCCAATGTCCTTGCCGCCGCGCGGTATTCGCCCTTCACCCCGCTGTGGAACCTGGTCGGCTGGCCCGCCGCCTCGCTTCCGATGGGGATGCACCCCGATGTCGGAACGCCGCTGGCGGCTCAGCTGGCCGGTCCGCCGGGCAGTGAATCCACCCTGTTGCGATTGTCCGCACAGCTGGAGGCCCAGCATCCGTGGCGGCGCACGATCAACTGA
- a CDS encoding LysR family transcriptional regulator: MDPHLRDLRYFVAVAEELHFTNAAQRLHIAQPTLSRQIRQLERQLDVVLFDRNQRSVALTVAGKELLEGARKILELWEVTNVSLQEAGEVLRVGIQSALGRGLLSDLESASGHRLALHAASWTDPSSGLSGRQADLALVWLPLPDPNRYRWQVLRTEPRWVLLPENHPLADQETIEFTDLLDEPFVALPTEAGAVRDFWLGNDARSGRQPKIGAEAATPEDKLEAVSLGLGVCLLAENNVPMYRWPGLTARPVAGLAPCELAVAWRADDTRPTILEFAGRAVDGGFSAQQQQPAVSAS, encoded by the coding sequence ATGGACCCGCATTTGCGCGACCTGCGGTATTTCGTCGCCGTCGCTGAGGAACTGCACTTCACCAACGCCGCTCAGCGGCTGCACATCGCTCAACCCACCCTGTCGCGTCAGATCCGGCAGCTGGAACGCCAGCTCGACGTAGTCCTGTTCGACCGCAACCAGCGCAGTGTCGCCCTGACCGTAGCGGGCAAAGAATTGCTCGAGGGCGCGCGCAAGATCCTGGAGCTGTGGGAGGTCACCAACGTCTCGCTGCAGGAGGCGGGCGAGGTGCTGCGCGTCGGCATCCAATCCGCGCTGGGGCGCGGACTGCTGAGCGATCTGGAGAGCGCGAGCGGCCACCGGCTGGCACTGCACGCCGCGTCCTGGACCGACCCGTCCAGCGGCCTGTCCGGACGACAGGCGGACCTGGCGCTGGTGTGGCTGCCGCTGCCCGACCCGAACCGCTACCGCTGGCAGGTGCTGCGCACCGAGCCGCGCTGGGTGCTGCTGCCGGAGAACCACCCGCTGGCCGATCAGGAAACGATCGAGTTCACCGATCTGCTCGACGAGCCGTTCGTCGCGCTGCCCACCGAGGCAGGCGCGGTCCGGGACTTCTGGCTCGGCAACGACGCGCGCAGCGGACGGCAGCCCAAGATCGGCGCCGAGGCCGCGACACCGGAGGACAAGCTCGAGGCCGTGAGCCTGGGCCTCGGCGTCTGCCTGCTCGCCGAGAACAACGTGCCGATGTACCGCTGGCCCGGCCTGACCGCCCGCCCGGTGGCCGGCCTCGCGCCGTGCGAACTCGCCGTCGCGTGGCGGGCCGACGACACCAGGCCGACCATCCTCGAATTCGCGGGCCGCGCGGTCGACGGCGGGTTCTCGGCGCAGCAGCAGCAACCCGCCGTCAGCGCCTCCTGA
- a CDS encoding SDR family oxidoreductase — MSDSSKIRGKVVVITGGARGIGLATATALRALGAKIAIGDIDESTVKESGTTHDFELYGKLDVTDPASFESFLDEVERTVGPIDVLINNAGIMPTGRLVHEPDQITRRILDINVYGVILGSKLGLTRMLARKSGHIINIASLAGESHIPGLATYNASKHAVLGFTDTLREEYRDSGVRFSSVLPTLTNTELGSGVTPPKLLRPAEPDEIAAAIVGLIAAPKSKVRVTAVAGFLAQLFGVLPDPVGDAVARALGSGRAFLDDVDTDQRKAYEDRARSV; from the coding sequence GTGAGCGACTCTTCGAAGATCCGCGGCAAAGTCGTCGTGATCACCGGCGGCGCCCGTGGCATCGGCCTGGCTACCGCCACCGCGCTGCGGGCGCTCGGCGCCAAGATCGCGATCGGCGACATCGACGAGAGCACGGTGAAAGAGTCGGGCACCACACACGATTTCGAGCTCTACGGCAAGCTCGACGTGACCGATCCGGCCTCGTTCGAGAGCTTCCTCGACGAGGTCGAGCGCACCGTCGGACCGATCGACGTGCTGATCAACAACGCGGGCATCATGCCGACCGGCAGGCTGGTGCACGAGCCGGATCAGATCACCCGCCGCATCCTCGACATCAATGTCTACGGTGTCATCCTCGGCTCCAAGCTGGGCCTGACCCGGATGCTCGCACGCAAGAGCGGGCACATCATCAACATCGCCTCGCTCGCGGGCGAGAGCCACATCCCCGGCCTGGCCACCTACAACGCCAGCAAGCACGCGGTGCTCGGGTTCACCGACACGCTGCGCGAGGAGTACCGCGACTCCGGGGTGCGTTTCTCCTCGGTGCTGCCGACGCTGACCAACACCGAGCTCGGCTCGGGCGTCACCCCGCCGAAGCTGCTGCGCCCGGCCGAGCCGGACGAGATCGCGGCCGCCATCGTCGGACTGATCGCGGCGCCCAAGTCGAAGGTCAGGGTGACCGCCGTCGCAGGCTTCCTGGCTCAGCTGTTCGGCGTGCTGCCCGACCCGGTCGGCGACGCCGTGGCCAGGGCGCTGGGCTCGGGTCGCGCGTTCCTCGACGACGTCGACACCGATCAGCGCAAGGCGTACGAGGACCGGGCGCGCAGCGTCTGA
- a CDS encoding aldehyde dehydrogenase family protein: MTDTTPAAGTAKKAQARKATTKQPAPTTIEVRNPGNGALVGTVPVVSADDVAAKVRELRLYQPEWEAIGADGRKQWLLKLQDWLIDNTERIADVVQSETGKPRVDSLIDPAFATDLVGYYARRAAKFLGDDHPSPHSPLARVKKLTTVYKPYPVVGVITPWNFPLAMPALDVFPALAAGAAVILKPSEVTPLSALELARGWAEIGAPPVLAVVTGAGATGAAVVDNADYIQFTGSTATGRRIAVACAERMVPYSLELGGKDPAIVLADADLDRAAHGITFGGMFNSGQVCISVERVYVEAPVYDEFVAKLTANVKALRQGIDDRESRHDVGALANENQAAIVQRHVEEAVAAGAKVLTGGKRAGFGTAFEPTVLVDVDHTMSCVTEETFGPTLPVMKVADEAEAIRLANDSIYGLSASVWTGDKERGERVARQLNAGAVNINDVFSNLFSFALPMGGWGQSGVGARWGGADGVRKYCRQQAITTPILPTQQKELFWFPYQMPKLLFAVGAMRAAGARGLRRIDIPAVLKLKGGNK; the protein is encoded by the coding sequence ATGACCGATACCACGCCCGCAGCCGGCACGGCGAAAAAGGCGCAGGCGCGCAAGGCGACCACGAAACAGCCCGCACCCACCACCATCGAGGTGCGCAACCCCGGCAACGGTGCGCTGGTCGGCACGGTCCCCGTGGTGAGCGCCGACGACGTCGCGGCCAAGGTCCGCGAGCTGCGCCTGTATCAACCGGAGTGGGAGGCGATCGGCGCCGACGGGCGCAAGCAATGGCTGCTGAAACTGCAGGACTGGCTGATCGACAACACCGAGCGGATCGCCGATGTGGTGCAGTCGGAAACCGGTAAGCCCCGGGTGGATTCGCTGATCGACCCGGCATTCGCGACCGACCTGGTCGGCTATTACGCGCGCCGTGCGGCGAAGTTCCTCGGCGACGACCACCCCTCGCCGCACAGTCCGCTGGCCCGGGTCAAGAAGCTGACCACCGTGTACAAGCCGTACCCGGTCGTCGGGGTGATCACCCCGTGGAACTTCCCGCTCGCGATGCCCGCGCTCGATGTGTTCCCCGCGCTGGCCGCCGGTGCCGCGGTGATCTTGAAACCGTCCGAGGTTACGCCGCTGTCCGCGCTCGAATTGGCAAGGGGCTGGGCCGAAATCGGTGCGCCCCCGGTGCTCGCCGTGGTCACCGGCGCGGGCGCGACCGGCGCCGCGGTTGTCGACAACGCCGACTACATCCAGTTCACCGGCTCCACCGCGACCGGCCGCCGGATCGCGGTGGCCTGTGCCGAGCGCATGGTTCCGTACAGCCTCGAGCTCGGCGGCAAAGACCCGGCCATCGTGCTCGCCGACGCCGATCTCGATCGCGCCGCGCACGGCATCACCTTCGGCGGCATGTTCAACTCGGGCCAGGTGTGCATCTCGGTGGAGCGGGTGTACGTCGAGGCGCCGGTCTACGACGAGTTCGTGGCCAAGCTGACCGCGAATGTCAAAGCGCTGCGCCAAGGTATCGACGATCGCGAGTCCAGACACGACGTCGGCGCGCTGGCCAACGAGAACCAGGCGGCGATCGTGCAACGCCATGTCGAGGAGGCCGTCGCGGCAGGCGCGAAGGTACTCACCGGCGGCAAGCGGGCCGGGTTCGGCACCGCCTTCGAGCCGACCGTGCTGGTCGACGTCGACCACACGATGTCGTGTGTCACCGAGGAGACCTTCGGCCCGACGCTGCCGGTGATGAAGGTGGCCGACGAGGCGGAAGCCATTCGGCTGGCGAATGATTCGATCTACGGCCTGTCCGCCTCGGTGTGGACCGGGGACAAGGAGCGGGGCGAGCGGGTGGCCCGCCAGCTCAACGCGGGCGCGGTCAACATCAACGACGTCTTCAGCAATCTGTTCAGCTTCGCGCTGCCGATGGGCGGCTGGGGTCAGTCCGGTGTCGGCGCGCGCTGGGGCGGCGCCGACGGTGTCCGCAAATACTGTCGCCAGCAAGCGATTACGACGCCGATCCTGCCCACGCAGCAGAAGGAGCTGTTCTGGTTCCCGTACCAGATGCCCAAGCTGCTGTTCGCGGTCGGCGCCATGCGCGCCGCCGGTGCCCGCGGCCTGCGCCGCATAGACATTCCGGCTGTTCTGAAACTCAAGGGAGGCAACAAGTGA
- a CDS encoding PucR family transcriptional regulator, which translates to MTSASSGRAAADLEVVRDWLAEYVYETMRAETLEQIVTRLDSAIVARVPELADRDMRRDLAASTRAHARLMLSGITSDTYEFTVPEEAHAFARTIARRGFELRVLLRTYHVGMEGVLDYMADAIDQRETPQEIERAVLLRIFERSTKWVSTSVELLTETYMEERERVMRAALNRRTETIRALLAGAELDAEQASVRLGYRLGQWHVAFVLWTDEGESGSGDGEAIGVLERVAARIAAGIGSSRVLTVASGASGMWAWAGLDEAPNSEGGQANRGATGEPGGFERSAAALVEAPVRVAFGVPAGQLAGFRQSHREAVAARQVAERGPARGERVIGYRDVEIAYLAGVDETAMRGLIARELRSLSGTDANAARLRETLHAYLKSHRSPEATAKLLGVHKNTVRYRIQRIEELLGHPIEQRSSALELALDCVAAYGTAALPTG; encoded by the coding sequence GTGACCAGCGCATCATCGGGGCGGGCCGCGGCGGACCTCGAGGTGGTCCGCGACTGGCTCGCCGAATACGTCTACGAGACGATGCGTGCCGAGACGCTCGAACAGATCGTGACGCGCCTCGACAGCGCGATCGTCGCGCGGGTGCCCGAGCTCGCCGACCGGGACATGCGCCGTGACCTGGCCGCGAGCACGCGCGCGCACGCCAGGCTCATGCTCAGCGGAATCACCAGTGACACCTACGAATTCACGGTGCCGGAGGAGGCGCACGCGTTCGCCAGGACGATCGCGCGGCGCGGCTTCGAACTGCGCGTGCTGTTGCGGACCTACCACGTCGGGATGGAGGGCGTGCTCGACTACATGGCCGACGCGATCGATCAGCGGGAGACGCCGCAGGAGATCGAGCGCGCGGTGCTGTTGCGGATCTTCGAGCGCTCGACGAAATGGGTCAGCACCTCGGTCGAACTGCTCACCGAGACCTACATGGAGGAGCGGGAGCGGGTCATGCGGGCCGCGCTCAACCGGCGCACCGAGACGATCCGCGCGCTGCTCGCCGGCGCCGAGCTGGACGCCGAGCAGGCCTCGGTCCGGCTCGGTTACCGGCTCGGGCAGTGGCACGTGGCCTTCGTGCTGTGGACCGACGAGGGCGAATCAGGCAGCGGGGACGGCGAAGCCATCGGGGTGCTGGAGCGGGTCGCCGCCCGGATCGCGGCGGGTATCGGCAGCAGTCGGGTGCTCACGGTGGCCTCCGGCGCCAGCGGCATGTGGGCCTGGGCCGGGCTCGACGAGGCGCCGAATTCCGAGGGGGGACAGGCTAATCGAGGTGCGACGGGGGAGCCCGGTGGGTTCGAGCGGAGTGCGGCCGCACTGGTCGAGGCGCCCGTGCGGGTGGCGTTCGGCGTCCCGGCGGGACAGCTCGCCGGATTCCGGCAGAGTCATCGTGAGGCGGTGGCCGCCCGGCAGGTCGCCGAGCGCGGCCCGGCCCGCGGCGAACGCGTCATCGGCTATCGCGACGTGGAGATCGCGTATCTGGCCGGTGTCGACGAGACGGCCATGCGCGGACTGATCGCCAGGGAATTGCGGTCGCTGTCCGGCACGGACGCGAACGCGGCACGGCTGCGCGAGACGCTGCACGCCTACCTGAAGAGTCATCGCAGCCCGGAGGCCACGGCGAAACTGCTCGGAGTACACAAGAACACGGTGCGCTACCGGATCCAGCGGATCGAGGAACTGCTCGGTCATCCGATCGAACAGCGCAGTTCGGCGCTGGAACTGGCCTTGGACTGCGTGGCCGCCTACGGCACGGCCGCCCTGCCTACCGGATGA
- a CDS encoding DUF2277 domain-containing protein produces MSSNITLLRGLEPAATEQEIYAAALQYVRTVGGVSGLSTTTKAAVDKAVTAIAAATTQLLADLPDRPALAPTEPPLRRVAAGDAAE; encoded by the coding sequence ATGAGTAGCAACATCACCCTCCTCCGTGGCTTGGAGCCTGCCGCTACCGAGCAGGAAATCTATGCTGCCGCACTGCAGTACGTGCGCACGGTCGGTGGTGTGTCCGGCCTGAGCACCACCACCAAGGCAGCTGTCGACAAGGCCGTCACTGCCATCGCCGCGGCAACCACGCAGCTGCTTGCCGACCTACCCGATCGCCCCGCGCTCGCGCCGACCGAGCCGCCGCTGCGGCGGGTGGCCGCGGGCGACGCGGCCGAGTGA
- a CDS encoding DUF1266 domain-containing protein codes for MPARGVPTLTTFPYDELDQREEDHWSGAAVADDELRALALGAFYSARWDAFHDALLLGPEREHPLGDRRELAIDTLTGAWGITDGTEAQASMEQLLDGMHAPLYALVHPLVMASINASERDRFGERADRHRAFLRQVGSFRGMDNPEALVRDYDIWSQAIKIGFTDHLARPLPSDIHAWDLARVVAVARMAFTAGYLDADLAWDYLARALPIAQAKYRNWRQFGDAYLTGWTYWQACEDLAELKNGGVDRRMELLRLWMRPTSPWRRISLTPTPVAQP; via the coding sequence ATGCCTGCCCGCGGTGTACCCACGTTGACGACCTTCCCGTACGACGAACTGGATCAGCGCGAAGAGGACCATTGGTCCGGCGCGGCGGTCGCCGACGACGAATTACGAGCGCTCGCGCTCGGCGCGTTCTACTCGGCCCGCTGGGACGCCTTCCACGACGCGCTGCTGCTCGGCCCGGAGCGCGAGCATCCGCTCGGCGACCGCAGAGAGCTGGCCATCGACACGCTCACCGGCGCCTGGGGCATCACCGACGGCACCGAGGCGCAGGCCTCCATGGAGCAGCTGCTCGACGGGATGCACGCGCCGCTGTACGCGCTGGTCCACCCGCTGGTGATGGCCTCGATCAACGCCAGCGAGCGCGACCGCTTCGGCGAGCGGGCCGATCGGCACCGCGCCTTCCTGCGGCAGGTCGGGTCCTTCCGCGGCATGGACAACCCCGAGGCGCTGGTGCGCGACTACGACATCTGGTCGCAGGCGATCAAGATCGGGTTCACCGATCATCTCGCGCGCCCGCTGCCCAGCGATATCCACGCCTGGGATCTGGCCAGGGTGGTCGCGGTCGCGCGGATGGCCTTCACCGCAGGCTACCTCGACGCGGATCTGGCCTGGGACTATCTCGCGCGGGCGCTGCCCATCGCCCAGGCCAAATACCGCAACTGGCGCCAATTCGGCGACGCCTACCTGACCGGCTGGACCTACTGGCAGGCCTGCGAGGACCTGGCGGAACTGAAGAACGGCGGGGTCGACCGGCGGATGGAACTGCTGCGGCTGTGGATGCGTCCGACCAGCCCGTGGCGGCGCATCAGCCTGACCCCGACACCCGTCGCGCAACCCTGA
- the ftsH gene encoding ATP-dependent zinc metalloprotease FtsH, with protein MNRKTVFRTLAIVSGILLVIYAFSYFGNDTRGWKNVDTSVALSQLTDKNNVENVQIDDREQQLRIELKNGNDATGGQNKIIAKYPGGSQTASQVFDAVKASGAPYNTVVKQESWLTQILLFVLPMIILLGLFIFVMARMQGGGRGGMMGFGKSKAKQLSKDMPKTTFADVAGADEAVEELYEIKDFLQNPVRYQALGAKIPKGVLLYGPPGTGKTLLARAVAGEAGVPFFTISGSDFVEMFVGVGASRVRDLFEQAKQNSPCIIFVDEIDAVGRQRGAGLGGGHDEREQTLNQLLVEMDGFGDRTGVILIAATNRPDILDPALLRPGRFDRQIPVGNPDLAGRRAILRVHSQGKPISPDADLDGLAKRTVGMSGADLANVINEAALLTARENGAVITGESLEESVDRVVGGPRRKSRIISEHEKKITAYHEGGHTLAAWAMPDIEPVYKVTILARGRTGGHAMTVPEDDKGLMTRSEMIARLVMAMGGRAAEELVFHEPTTGASSDIDQATKIARAMVTEYGMSARLGAVRYGQEAGDPFLGRSMGQSSDYSHEVAGAIDEEVRNLIEAAHTEAWAILNEYRDVLDVLATALLERETLHRKELETLLATVEKRPRITAFNDFGDRVPSNKPPVKTPGELAIERGEPWPPPEQVPAPLPAGAAREGQPANGYPEEGGYNAQPQYGGYPAPPATGYPLPQAPAPGYPQRGGTHGSRPDYGAPAGWSAPGWPPRDEQQPGQPSGWTEQPQRGGHQQWAPQGGPQDGYDRRGNYGERPGYDEQGRPNQNGEGESNEWDGPNGRH; from the coding sequence ATGAACCGCAAGACAGTGTTTCGCACCCTGGCCATAGTCTCGGGCATTCTGCTCGTGATCTATGCGTTCAGCTACTTCGGCAATGACACGCGCGGCTGGAAGAACGTCGACACATCCGTCGCTTTGAGCCAGCTGACCGACAAGAACAACGTCGAGAACGTCCAGATCGATGACCGCGAGCAGCAGCTGCGGATCGAGCTGAAGAACGGCAACGACGCGACCGGTGGGCAGAACAAGATCATTGCGAAGTACCCCGGCGGCAGCCAGACCGCCAGCCAGGTCTTCGACGCCGTGAAGGCCTCCGGCGCGCCCTACAACACCGTGGTCAAGCAGGAGAGCTGGCTCACCCAGATCCTGCTGTTCGTGCTGCCGATGATCATCCTGCTCGGTCTGTTCATCTTCGTGATGGCGCGCATGCAGGGCGGCGGTCGCGGCGGCATGATGGGCTTCGGCAAGTCGAAGGCTAAACAGCTGTCCAAGGACATGCCCAAGACCACGTTCGCGGACGTGGCCGGTGCCGACGAGGCGGTCGAAGAGCTCTACGAGATCAAGGACTTCCTGCAGAATCCGGTGCGCTACCAGGCGCTCGGCGCGAAGATCCCCAAGGGCGTGCTGCTGTACGGCCCGCCCGGCACCGGTAAGACGCTGCTCGCGCGTGCCGTCGCCGGTGAGGCGGGCGTGCCGTTCTTCACCATCTCCGGTTCGGACTTCGTCGAGATGTTCGTCGGTGTCGGCGCCTCCCGCGTGCGCGACCTGTTCGAGCAGGCCAAGCAGAACAGCCCCTGCATCATCTTCGTCGACGAGATCGACGCGGTCGGCCGCCAGCGCGGCGCCGGCCTCGGCGGCGGTCACGATGAACGTGAGCAGACCCTGAACCAGCTGCTCGTCGAGATGGACGGCTTCGGCGACCGCACCGGCGTCATCCTGATCGCCGCGACCAACCGGCCCGACATCCTGGACCCGGCGCTGCTGCGTCCCGGCCGTTTCGACCGGCAGATCCCGGTCGGCAACCCCGACCTGGCCGGTCGGCGCGCGATTCTGCGGGTGCACTCGCAGGGCAAGCCGATCTCGCCCGACGCCGACCTCGACGGCCTGGCCAAGCGCACGGTCGGCATGTCCGGCGCCGACCTGGCCAACGTCATCAACGAGGCCGCGCTGCTCACCGCGCGCGAGAACGGTGCCGTCATCACGGGCGAATCGCTCGAGGAGTCGGTGGACCGGGTGGTCGGCGGTCCGCGCCGCAAGAGCCGGATCATCAGCGAGCACGAGAAGAAGATCACCGCGTACCACGAGGGCGGGCACACCCTGGCCGCCTGGGCGATGCCCGACATCGAGCCCGTCTACAAGGTGACCATCCTGGCTCGCGGCCGCACCGGCGGACACGCCATGACGGTGCCCGAGGACGACAAGGGTCTGATGACCCGTTCGGAGATGATCGCCCGCCTGGTGATGGCGATGGGCGGCCGCGCGGCCGAGGAACTGGTGTTCCACGAGCCGACCACCGGCGCCTCCTCCGACATCGACCAGGCCACCAAGATCGCCCGCGCGATGGTCACCGAGTACGGCATGAGCGCGCGCCTCGGCGCGGTGCGCTACGGCCAGGAGGCGGGCGATCCGTTCCTCGGCCGTTCGATGGGCCAGAGCTCGGACTACTCGCACGAGGTCGCCGGCGCCATCGACGAAGAGGTGCGCAACCTGATCGAGGCCGCGCACACCGAGGCGTGGGCCATCCTCAACGAGTACCGCGACGTGCTCGACGTGCTGGCGACGGCGCTGCTCGAGCGGGAGACCCTGCACCGCAAGGAACTCGAGACGCTGCTGGCCACCGTGGAGAAGCGGCCGAGGATCACCGCGTTCAACGACTTCGGTGACCGCGTTCCGTCCAACAAGCCGCCGGTGAAGACCCCGGGCGAGCTGGCCATCGAGCGTGGCGAGCCGTGGCCGCCGCCGGAGCAGGTGCCCGCGCCGCTGCCCGCGGGCGCGGCCAGGGAAGGCCAGCCCGCCAACGGTTATCCGGAGGAGGGCGGCTACAACGCCCAGCCGCAGTACGGTGGCTACCCGGCACCGCCCGCGACCGGATACCCGCTGCCGCAGGCGCCCGCCCCGGGCTACCCGCAGCGCGGTGGCACGCACGGCTCACGTCCGGACTACGGCGCCCCGGCCGGTTGGTCGGCGCCCGGTTGGCCGCCGCGCGACGAGCAGCAGCCCGGCCAGCCGAGCGGCTGGACCGAACAGCCGCAGCGCGGTGGTCACCAGCAGTGGGCGCCCCAGGGCGGCCCGCAGGACGGCTACGACCGGCGCGGTAACTACGGCGAACGCCCCGGCTACGACGAGCAGGGCCGCCCGAACCAGAACGGTGAGGGCGAGAGCAACGAGTGGGATGGACCGAACGGTCGGCACTGA
- the folE gene encoding GTP cyclohydrolase I FolE: MTGAELVALETGKPFDQARAEAAVRELLIAVGEDPDRPGLLDTPARVARAYREMFAGLYVEPDAVLNTTFDEGHQELVLVRDIPMYSTCEHHLVSFHGVAHVGYIPGKHGRVTGLSKLARVVDLYAKRPQVQERLTSQIADAVMRKLDPRGAIVVVEAEHLCMAMRGIRKPGASTTTSAVRGLLQSSPSSRAEALDLILRK, translated from the coding sequence GTGACCGGGGCCGAGCTGGTCGCGCTCGAGACAGGTAAACCGTTCGATCAGGCCAGAGCCGAGGCCGCGGTCCGGGAGTTGCTGATCGCCGTCGGCGAGGACCCCGATCGGCCGGGACTGCTCGACACTCCCGCCCGGGTCGCGCGCGCCTATCGCGAGATGTTCGCCGGACTCTACGTCGAGCCGGACGCGGTACTGAACACCACGTTCGACGAGGGGCATCAGGAGCTGGTGCTGGTTCGTGACATCCCCATGTACTCCACCTGTGAACATCACCTGGTCTCGTTCCACGGCGTCGCGCACGTCGGCTACATCCCCGGCAAGCACGGCCGGGTGACCGGCCTGTCCAAGCTCGCCAGGGTGGTCGACCTGTATGCCAAGCGGCCGCAGGTCCAGGAGCGACTGACCAGCCAGATCGCCGACGCCGTCATGCGCAAGCTGGACCCGCGCGGCGCGATCGTGGTGGTCGAGGCCGAGCATCTATGCATGGCGATGCGCGGGATCCGCAAGCCCGGCGCGAGCACCACCACCTCCGCGGTGCGCGGTCTGCTCCAGTCGAGTCCGTCGTCGCGTGCCGAGGCACTCGACCTCATCCTGCGGAAGTGA